The following are from one region of the Thermoproteus uzoniensis 768-20 genome:
- a CDS encoding ATP-binding protein, which produces MDPIGVVVRVPSTNYFIFRTFIGVEAEGGSLLVAGSDEQVLAKVVAVRRRNAVVDPRLVAQLDDVESVKYIKENLGAESLLYYTEAKAVVVGALRGGRLRRPSKPLRPLDYVYRAPPELVAEFLAPRGEGPYIELGTVWGYDIPASVDATRLVTQHCAILASTGAGKSWLAGVIIERLVNAAEVSVVVFDPHGEYSAMQVARSEAGKAVADLVDVYVVGKVDVSAQDKAFEARFGVARRYERVALNPRSLPLRVLERILEGTYGLTDAQRRILEEGWQAATAYGDRQPLTDLEQLVEEVLEGGKAAAPGGYAGEMAMGGLAGRLRALFKGSPIFLERYGETFNGEPVRLFEPARLLTSRGIKVLDLSGLDLFDQRIFVAVALDGMYKAALRRANIPTLVVVEEAHNFVPARESPVSKPYVVKIAREGRKFGLGLCLISQRPTKLDPDALSQCMTQIFKRIINPVDLKYVAAVAEHLDDPYQLRGLDEEAALVTGVSVSLPLLVKVGERWTQHGGVGARLAPRA; this is translated from the coding sequence GTGGACCCGATAGGCGTCGTCGTGCGGGTGCCGTCGACTAACTACTTTATATTCCGCACCTTCATCGGCGTTGAGGCCGAGGGCGGCTCTCTCCTAGTCGCGGGCTCCGACGAGCAGGTTCTCGCCAAGGTGGTCGCCGTGAGGAGGAGGAACGCCGTCGTCGACCCGCGGCTCGTGGCCCAGCTAGACGACGTCGAGTCTGTCAAGTACATAAAGGAGAATCTGGGCGCCGAGTCGCTCCTCTACTACACCGAGGCCAAGGCGGTCGTCGTGGGGGCTCTGAGGGGCGGGAGGCTGAGGAGGCCCTCCAAGCCTCTGAGGCCTCTGGACTACGTCTATAGGGCCCCGCCGGAGCTCGTCGCAGAGTTTCTGGCGCCGCGGGGCGAGGGGCCGTACATCGAGCTGGGGACGGTCTGGGGCTACGACATCCCGGCCTCGGTCGACGCGACGAGGCTCGTGACGCAACACTGCGCCATACTCGCCAGCACTGGGGCGGGCAAGTCTTGGCTGGCCGGCGTCATAATAGAACGCCTCGTCAACGCCGCAGAGGTCTCTGTCGTCGTCTTCGACCCCCACGGCGAGTACTCGGCCATGCAGGTGGCGAGGTCCGAGGCCGGCAAGGCGGTGGCCGACCTCGTCGACGTCTACGTCGTGGGGAAGGTCGACGTGTCGGCGCAGGACAAGGCCTTCGAGGCGAGGTTCGGCGTGGCTAGGCGCTACGAGCGGGTCGCGCTGAATCCCCGGTCCCTCCCCTTGAGGGTCCTGGAGCGGATACTGGAGGGCACCTACGGCCTGACCGACGCCCAGCGGAGGATACTGGAGGAGGGGTGGCAGGCCGCCACGGCCTACGGCGACAGGCAACCGCTGACGGATCTGGAGCAGCTGGTCGAGGAGGTGCTGGAGGGCGGCAAGGCGGCGGCTCCGGGGGGATACGCGGGCGAGATGGCGATGGGCGGCCTCGCCGGGAGGCTGAGGGCTCTCTTCAAGGGTAGCCCGATCTTCCTGGAGCGCTACGGCGAGACCTTCAACGGCGAGCCTGTGAGGCTGTTCGAGCCGGCCAGGCTTTTAACGAGCAGAGGGATAAAGGTGCTGGACCTCTCGGGCCTAGACCTCTTCGACCAGCGGATATTCGTGGCCGTGGCGCTCGACGGCATGTACAAAGCCGCCTTGAGGAGGGCGAACATCCCGACGCTCGTGGTGGTGGAGGAGGCCCACAACTTCGTGCCCGCGAGGGAGTCGCCCGTCAGCAAGCCCTACGTGGTCAAGATAGCGAGGGAGGGGAGGAAGTTCGGGCTGGGGCTGTGCCTCATCTCTCAGAGGCCTACCAAGCTCGATCCCGACGCCCTCTCCCAGTGCATGACCCAGATATTCAAGAGGATAATAAACCCCGTGGATCTGAAGTACGTGGCCGCCGTCGCCGAGCACCTCGACGACCCCTATCAGCTCAGAGGGCTCGACGAGGAGGCGGCGCTGGTCACCGGCGTCTCCGTCTCGCTACCTCTGCTCGTCAAGGTCGGGGAGCGCTGGACGCAACACGGCGGGGTCGGGGCCAGGCTGGCGCCGAGGGCCTGA
- a CDS encoding ATP-binding protein produces MGRIKLRLAGFAVDFADREAALRRVEEWADRGTALPHVVYGPEGCGKTAWLKQSAELLRELGFEVIYVDPLHLQFAAYTDMGDFVERLAEAAAEAFGVAQLKLAALAVEFAKEAIKRRKRKVAVLVDDAFSAIGLDKAAIYVKGMLGLIEHPPGEYEKVVAVAAASEGASLREIGRHSWAATDLMWNMSREGFRQLYDQLPGGKPPLEEAFKLTGGNPRILERLYEAGWDVDKVAADMAREKGLSRGFVERWRDRLREAVDDPDRLWHNAPEELVDELVERNLIVYFLPDRDRGHWVDAPPPERDPELGIGKYVAWQTPLHREAVRRALGAS; encoded by the coding sequence GTGGGGCGTATCAAGCTTAGGCTGGCCGGGTTCGCGGTAGACTTCGCCGACCGCGAGGCCGCGCTGAGGCGCGTAGAGGAGTGGGCCGACAGAGGCACGGCTCTTCCCCACGTGGTGTACGGACCCGAGGGCTGCGGAAAGACCGCCTGGCTTAAACAGTCTGCGGAGCTTCTCAGGGAGCTGGGCTTCGAGGTGATCTACGTCGATCCTCTCCATCTCCAGTTCGCGGCGTATACGGACATGGGGGATTTCGTGGAGAGGCTCGCCGAAGCCGCCGCGGAGGCTTTCGGGGTAGCCCAGCTGAAGCTCGCGGCGCTCGCCGTAGAATTCGCCAAGGAGGCCATCAAGAGGAGGAAGAGGAAGGTCGCCGTGCTGGTCGACGACGCCTTCTCGGCGATAGGCCTAGACAAGGCCGCTATATACGTCAAGGGAATGTTGGGCCTCATCGAGCACCCGCCCGGCGAGTACGAGAAGGTGGTAGCCGTCGCGGCCGCAAGCGAGGGGGCGAGCCTGCGCGAGATAGGCAGACATTCGTGGGCCGCCACAGACCTCATGTGGAACATGTCGAGGGAGGGCTTCAGACAGCTGTACGACCAGCTGCCGGGCGGCAAGCCGCCGCTGGAGGAGGCCTTCAAGCTGACGGGCGGAAACCCGCGGATCCTCGAAAGGCTCTATGAAGCCGGTTGGGACGTCGACAAGGTCGCCGCCGACATGGCAAGGGAAAAGGGGCTTTCGCGCGGCTTCGTAGAGAGGTGGCGAGACCGCCTCAGGGAAGCCGTCGACGACCCCGACCGCCTATGGCACAACGCGCCGGAGGAGCTCGTCGACGAGCTGGTCGAGAGGAACCTAATAGTGTACTTCCTCCCGGACAGAGACCGGGGGCACTGGGTCGACGCGCCTCCGCCGGAGAGAGACCCCGAGCTCGGGATCGGGAAGTACGTAGCGTGGCAGACGCCGCTCCACAGAGAGGCCGTCAGGAGGGCTTTAGGCGCAAGCTAG
- a CDS encoding 2-hydroxyacid dehydrogenase — translation MKVYVSVDLPPDLAERLSKTVEIVGRDRIAEAEAALCFKITAEELRSMPRLKFIQVVTAGLDHLPWEAIPPHVVVAGNAGSNAVAVAEFAVAMALAAYKRVLHYNEKMKRGDYKRDVGIPLVAGSKAAVLGLGEIGTRVAEMLAALGARVYGFSRTRKEGPWTFTADLLEAMSGARIAVSALPLTKHTRGLVKYEHLAAMDPEGVFVNVGRAEVVEREAVEKILRERPGFVFASDVWWARNDFAKDADIISRPNVVATPWIAGGYGNEQVWRRMMEEAVDNLLRWVRGERPRNIAKREDYT, via the coding sequence ATGAAGGTGTACGTGTCTGTGGATCTGCCCCCAGATCTGGCCGAACGGCTGTCGAAGACCGTGGAGATTGTGGGGAGGGACCGCATTGCCGAGGCAGAGGCCGCCTTGTGTTTCAAGATTACGGCCGAGGAGCTGAGATCTATGCCGAGGCTGAAGTTTATACAGGTCGTGACGGCCGGGCTGGACCACCTCCCCTGGGAGGCCATACCTCCGCACGTGGTCGTGGCCGGCAACGCCGGCTCGAACGCCGTCGCGGTGGCCGAGTTCGCCGTGGCTATGGCCCTCGCCGCATATAAGCGGGTCCTCCACTACAACGAGAAGATGAAGAGGGGCGACTATAAGAGGGATGTGGGGATACCCCTTGTGGCCGGCTCCAAAGCCGCCGTGTTGGGCCTCGGCGAGATCGGGACCAGAGTAGCCGAGATGCTGGCCGCGCTGGGGGCCCGCGTATACGGCTTCTCGCGGACTAGGAAGGAGGGGCCGTGGACCTTCACCGCGGATCTCCTCGAGGCCATGTCGGGCGCGAGGATAGCCGTCTCGGCCCTCCCCTTGACCAAACACACGAGGGGCCTTGTGAAGTACGAGCACCTGGCCGCCATGGATCCCGAGGGGGTCTTCGTCAACGTGGGGAGGGCCGAGGTCGTGGAGAGGGAGGCCGTAGAGAAGATACTGCGCGAGAGGCCCGGCTTCGTATTCGCGTCGGACGTCTGGTGGGCGAGGAACGACTTCGCGAAGGACGCCGACATAATCTCCAGGCCCAACGTGGTGGCGACGCCGTGGATAGCCGGCGGCTACGGCAACGAGCAGGTCTGGCGCCGCATGATGGAGGAGGCCGTCGACAACCTGCTCCGCTGGGTCCGGGGCGAAAGGCCGAGAAATATAGCAAAAAGGGAGGACTATACCTAG